The following proteins come from a genomic window of Metarhizium brunneum chromosome 2, complete sequence:
- the asaE_5 gene encoding MFS transporter asaE has translation MIATTPDGGRDGMSSTTAVNGSPAEDASPSPTSPRIGRRRWLQILSTFIVFMNTWGFLLTSGAFQAHYELFLIRDQSSSNIAWISTTSAFLVFAAGIVTGPLYDRGFYKPLLVAGSLLQVFGFMMLSISTEYYQLFLSQAICIGIGSGIVFTPSVSAAAACLPNPATRAKAMGLMACGSCVGGIVFPTMFRALVPRVGFPWTVRSIGFLILALYLLSYLVLIDGRPKTSRAPVIRRFFDISAFTDLPFMLLSVASVFSATAFYIPLLYLPLFTKVRVPSISPDLTIDLLSILNGVSVIGRLVAGLAAAIFGPTETIAVSLVAGSVLLFCWIPVDTVAGTIVWAIFWGMVSGILVTLPGAFIPLFCPSVTVIGSRTGMYWSWVGLGMLIGSPIGGAIYDVKSAGSDYWRLQVFAGVFMMAAALLTIYPILYLRRKGRMTSVGSEQIY, from the exons ATGATTGCCACTACTCCAGATGGTGGCCGGGATGGTATGTCATCCACCACTGCCGTGAATGGCAGTCCCGCCGAAGATGCCTCGCCTTCGCCAACTTCGCCTCGGATCGGCCGCCGTCGATGGCTTCAGATTCTGAGTACCTTTATTGTTTTCATGAATACATG GGGATTTCTCCTCACATCGGGTGCCTTCCAAGCGCATTACGAGCTGTTCCTCATCCGTGATCAATCCAGCTCCAACATAGCTTGGATATCAACGACATCGGCTTTTTTAGTCTTTGCAGCCGGCATTGTGACCGGTCCGCTTTATGATCGAGGCTTTTACAAGCCACTTCTGGTGGCCGGCAGCCTTTTGCAGGTCTTTGGCTTCATGATGCTTAGTATTTCTACTGAATACTACCAGCTCTTCCTCAGCCAGGCTATTTGCATCGGCATTGGCTCTGGCATTGTCTTTACACCAAGTGTATCGGCTGCCGCTGCCTGCTTGCCGAATCCTGCCACCCGTGCTAAGGCGATGGGCCTCATGGCATGTGGCAGCTGCGTTG GCGGCATCGTTTTTCCAACCATGTTCCGTGCTCTTGTGCCCCGAGTCGGCTTTCCGTGGACTGTCCGCTCCATCGGATTTCTAATCCTGGCATTATACCTTCTGTCTTATCTAGTGTTAATCGATGGACGGCCCAAAACCTCCCGTGCCCCGGTCATCCGGCGCTTCTTCGACATCTCAGCCTTTACCGATCTGCCGTTCATGCTTCTTTCTGTTGCCTCCGTCTTCAGTGCTACCGCTTTTTATATCCCCCTGCTTTACCTGCCGCTCTTTACCAAGGTTCGGGTGCCATCTATTAGCCCTGATCTCACTATTGATCTTCTTTCTATCCTCAACGGCGTTTCCGTGATTGGCCGACTGGTAGCAGGTCTCGCAGCTGCCATCTTTGGCCCGACGGAGACTATTGCAGTCTCTCTCGTGGCAGGATCCGTCCTGTTATTTTGTTGGATTCCCGTTGATACAGTTGCTGGCACTATCGTGTGGGCCATATTTTGGGGCATGGTATCCGGTATTCTGGTTACTCTTCCAGGAGCATTCATACCTTTATTCTGCCCGTCAGTGACCGTGATAGGCTCCCGGACAGGTATGTATTGGAGCTGGGTTGGCCTGGGGATGCTAATAGGCAGTCCCATTGGCGGTGCAATCTACGATGTGAAATCGGCAGGATCAGACTATTGGCGTCTGCAGGTATTTGCTGGTGTCTTTATGATGGCTGCTGCGCTTCTTACTATTTACCCCATCTTGTATTTACGCCGGAAGGGGCGAATGACTTCTGTGGGCTCAGAGCAGATTTACTAg
- the apf7_1 gene encoding Cytochrome P450 monooxygenase apf7, whose product MHLDVQRCHREYGDLIRYAPNQILSLHPADMNAIYSHGAPFRKAKGYATMIPTPNGWSTMTSIDKTLHHNLRAVVRSGLGAEYLTRFEPAILRHLKIYFGELQKNQDPDGWTAAANMRKWNLYLGFDTMADFGLGLKTDLLRSSAREYIFPALHMHEKKMGLWEQLPMLSNAGIGRLVGAVFPLVSSPAANFSKWYHGFMELAISTNTSESHGIFGPVIQSGQGTLRNKTPGRGHDREQMVTEGAFSTFSSADAYGILLSGLFHYLCHYPRVYEKLAADMRGRYVPGEDIVWDANLASSVYLRAVINEVLRLLPPACGVHWRECERQGFAVGPDRVPMSAGSDVGMSLFSVFRDGRIYRDPVRFWPERWIPGTLPEDEFCRAKNMFTPFSIGPRNCAGSHVAMMMVSIAYAYVLVNYDFRFGREQRTLRPHLVSNSVAEEGAEFELTFESHYSIASWESGPFVQFRARQCE is encoded by the exons ATGCACCTCGACGTGCAACGATGTCATCGCGAATACG GCGACCTAATACGATATGCGCCGAATCAAATTCTCTCACTTCACCCTGCGGATATGAATG CGATATACAGCCACGGCGCCCCGTTCCGAAAAGCAAAGGGCTATGCAACCATGATACCAACTCCCAACGGCTGGAGCACCATGACCTCGATCGACAAGACACTACACCACAATCTACGCGCAGTAGTGAGGTCCGGCCTCGGCGCAGAGTACTTAACGCGCTTCGAGCCCGCTATCCTCCGGCATCTCAAGATTTACTTTGGCGAGCTACAGAAGAACCAGGATCCAGACGGCTGGACTGCTGCGGCCAACATGAGAAAATGGA ATCTCTACCTGGGCTTTGACACAATGGCGGATTTCGGGCTAGGTCTCAAGACAGACCTGCTCCGCAGCTCCGCCAGAGAGTATATATTCCCAGCCCTACACATgcacgagaagaagatgggccTCTGGGAACAGCTGCCCATGCTCAGTAACGCGGGCATCGGGCGCCTCGTGGGCGCCGTGTTCCCCCTCGTCTCGTCCCCGGCGGCCAACTTTTCCAAATGGTACCACGGCTTCATGGAGCTCGCCATCAGCACCAACACGTCCGAGAGCCACGGGATATTCGGCCCCGTCATCCAGAGCGGCCAGGGGACGCTCAGGAACAAGACTCCAGGCCGCGGCCACGACCGGGAGCAGATGGTCACCGAAGGCGCATTCAGCACGTTTTCTTCCGCCGACGCATATGGCATCTTGCTCTCCGGCCTGTTCCACTACCTCTGCCACTACCCACGCGTGTACGAGAAGCTCGCCGCGGACATGAGAGGCAGGTACGTGCCCGGCGAGGACATCGTCTGGGACGCCAACCTCGCGTCGAGCGTGTACCTCCGCGCCGTTATCAACGAGGTCCTGCGactgctgccgccggcgtgCGGCGTTCACTGGCGCGAATGCGAGCGGCAGGGCTTCGCGGTTGGGCCTGACAGGGTGCCCATGTCGGCGGGCAGCGACGTGGGCATGAGCCTCTTCTCCGTCTTCAGAGACGGCAGGATATACCGCGATCCCGTGAGGTTCTGGCCGGAGCGCTGGATTCCAGGGACGCTGCCCGAGGACGAGTTCTGCCGGGCCAAGAACATGTTCACGCCGTTCTCAATCGGGCCTAGGAACTGCGCTGGGAGCcatgtggccatgatgatggtcAGCATTGCGTATGCTTACGTGCTGGTCAACTACGACTTTCGCTTCGGCCGGGAGCAGCGTACCCTCCGTCCTCACCTCGTGTCCAACTCTGTGGCGGAGGAGGGTGCCGAGTTTGAATTGACCTTTGAGAGCCATTATTCTATTGCCAGCTGGGAGAGTGGCCCTTTTGTCCAGTTTAGAGCCAGGCAGTGTGAGTAA
- the gloE_0 gene encoding 2-oxoglutarate-dependent dioxygenase gloE: protein MASEKHFRHIPPFPDDVPVISMNTISLAGLRLGDGNAAQRMLAACQELGFFSLSLRGDSLGEAMMEDIDQLFDVGKDIMNLPQHVKQQYLHDIPRSFLGFKPLGHAKTETEEPDRFEWFNLGQDGLMGTAPLQPLPPLVHGHLALFTSFLKHGQSLLTTICSALEAQLSLPEGILTSSQTPTKPSGTVIRLIKALASPQAEDLRTSMIHHTDFGTITLLANVIGGLQILTPGGSATDEGAWRWVRPQPGCLIVNLGDAMVQWTGGILRSNVHRIRYPPGQQRHVDRYSLAILFRPEREASMRDKTGGDAAGDVEDGNLTAWEWEVKKAMALARGDAVVQSKGGKPRKGLD, encoded by the exons ATGGCATCTGAAAAACACTTTAGACACATTCCTCCGTTCCCTGACGATGTCCCAGTCATCTCCATGAACACCATCTCCCTGGCAGGCTTACGTCTAGGCGACGGGAATGCTGCCCAGCGCATGCTAGCTGCTTGCCAGGAGCTGGGATTTTTTTCCCTCAGTCTCCGCGGGGACAGCCTGGGggaggccatgatggaagaCATTGACCAGCTTTTTGATGTGGGGAAGGACATCATGAACCTTCCCCAGCATGTCAAACAGCAATATCTGCATGATATCCCGAGGAGCTTTCTGGG ATTCAAGCCTCTCGGCCACGCCAAGACGGAAACAGAGGAGCCTGACCGCTTCGAATGGTTCAACCTGGGCCAAGACGGTCTCATGGGTACCGCCCCGCTTCAACCACTCCCGCCTCTCGTGCACGGCCATCTCGCCCTGTTCACCTCGTTTCTCAAGCACGGCCAGTCTCTGCTCACGACGATATGCTCTGCCCTCGAGGCCCAGCTCTCTCTGCCAGAGGGCATTCTCACGTCCTCGCAGACGCCTACGAAACCCTCGGGGACCGTCATCCGGCTTATCAAAGCCCTTGCCAGCCCACAGGCTGAGGATCTGCGGACGAGCATGATCCACCACACGGATTTTGGCACCATCACGCTTCTAGCAAATGTCATTGGCGGCCTGCAAATCCTGACTCCTGGAGGGTCTGCCACGGATGAAGGCGCCTGGCGCTGGGTGCGTCCCCAGCCAGGCTGCCTGATTGTCAATCTCGGGGATGCCATGGTGCAGTGGACCGGCGGCATCCTGCGCAGCAACGTCCACCGCATTCGATATCCGCCGGGCCAGCAGCGCCATGTTGACCGGTACAGCCTGGCCATTCTCTTCAGGCCAGAGCGGGAGGCAAGCATGAGAGACAAGACGGGCGGAGATGCTGCCGGCGACGTAGAAGACGGCAACTTGACCGCCTGGGAGTGGgaggtgaagaaggccatggccttggcaaggGGAGACGCCGTCGTGCAGAGCAAGGGCGGGAAGCCTCGCAAAGGTTTAGACTAA